The proteins below come from a single Pseudochaenichthys georgianus chromosome 14, fPseGeo1.2, whole genome shotgun sequence genomic window:
- the kctd7 gene encoding BTB/POZ domain-containing protein KCTD7, whose amino-acid sequence MQQNGSSGPNGSNGSNGSSEGSGGGRERQQAPSFSPLPAATTRVRRFIQERRALPLPRVMVVFSAAEDTEKPGDAMSGSSGSTTAAEDEFRKPASPTPSFALSKTLRSAFNTPEQEFPEVISLNVGGTYFTTRLSTLRRHEDTMLAAMFSGRHYIPRDAEGRYFIDRDGTYFGDILNFLREGELPHRERVRAVHREAQYYALGPLLDSLEETQPLTGERVRQAFLDLMPYYRDNLERIVEIAKLRAMQKKARFAKLKICVYKEEMPITPYERPLFNSLRFERSDSEAKLFEHHCEVDVSFGPWEAVADVYDLLHCIVSDLSERGITAEQQCIGVCDKHLINHYYCKRPIYEFKITWW is encoded by the exons ATGCAGCAGAATGGCTCGAGCGGTCCAAACGGTTCTAACGGGTCAAACGGTTCTTCTGAGGGGAGCGGCGGTGGCAGGGAGCGGCAGCAGGCTCCGTCCTTCAGCCCGCTGCCCGCCGCCACTACTCGGGTGAGGCGCTTCATCCAGGAGAGACGGGCGCTGCCTCTACCCAGGGTGATGGTGGTTTTCTCGGCCGCGGAGGACACCGAGAAACCGGGCGATGCCATGTCCGGCAGCTCTGGCTCCACTACGGCTGCCGAGGACGAGTTCAGAAAACCGGCCTCCCCGACGCCGAGCTTCGCCCTCAGCAAGACGCTCCGCTCCGCGTTCAACACACCGGAGCAGGAG TTCCCAGAGGTCATCTCTCTGAACGTCGGGGGCACGTACTTCACGACCCGCCTGTCCACGCTGCGGCGGCACGAGGACACCATGTTGGCCGCCATGTTCAGCGGGCGCCACTACATCCCTCGAGATGCTGAGGGACGATACTTCATAGATCGGGACGGAACATACTTTGG GGACATCTTGAACTTCCTGCGGGAGGGGGAGCTGCCCCACAGAGAGAGGGTGCGGGCGGTGCACAGGGAGGCGCAGTACTACGCCCTCGGCCCGCTGCTCGACAGCCTGGAGGAGACGCAGCCGCTCACAGGGGAGAGGGTTCGCCAAGCCTTCCTGGACCTGATGCCCTACTACAGAG ACAATCTGGAGCGCATAGTGGAGATCGCCAAGCTGAGGGCCATGCAGAAGAAAGCTCGTTTTGCCAAGTTGAAGATCTGCGTGTACAAAGAGGAGATGCCCATCACGCCGTACGAGCGTCCGCTGTTTAACTCTCTGCGTTTCGAGCGCTCGGACAGCGAAGCCAAGCTGTTCGAGCATCACTGCGAGGTGGACGTTTCCTTCGGGCCCTGGGAGGCGGTGGCGGACGTTTACGACCTGCTGCACTGCATCGTGAGCGACCTGTCGGAGCGCGGCATCACGGCGGAGCAGCAGTGCATCGGCGTCTGTGACAAACACCTGATCAACCACTACTACTGCAAGAGGCCCATCTACGAGTTCAAGATCACGTGGTGGTGA